In one Aeromicrobium erythreum genomic region, the following are encoded:
- a CDS encoding SIMPL domain-containing protein — MGVQITVRGVAEARHPAERALVRLEAVVEGTDRADVRDRAAALQEPLAGHLRDLAALGAVDTWSSDQVTVHGSRPWVGDRRSEEVVHTASVQLRAEFVDFERMNGFLDHWAGVAGVEVLPIEWDLGVRSRRVLEAEVRKAAVDDAVTKAQTYADAVRRGRVVALQLADPGMLDGRGDAVVVGAVTHRLDAGADRSGLALVPEDVVVRVEVDARFQAD; from the coding sequence ATGGGAGTGCAGATCACCGTGCGCGGCGTGGCCGAGGCGCGTCATCCGGCCGAGCGCGCCCTCGTGCGGCTCGAGGCCGTCGTGGAGGGGACCGACCGGGCCGACGTCCGCGACCGGGCGGCGGCGCTGCAGGAGCCGCTCGCGGGACACCTGCGCGACCTCGCCGCCCTGGGCGCGGTCGACACGTGGTCCAGCGACCAGGTGACGGTCCACGGCAGCCGCCCCTGGGTCGGTGACCGACGGTCGGAGGAGGTCGTGCACACGGCCTCGGTGCAGCTGCGGGCCGAGTTCGTCGACTTCGAGCGCATGAACGGCTTCCTCGACCACTGGGCCGGCGTGGCCGGGGTGGAGGTGCTGCCGATCGAGTGGGACCTCGGCGTCCGCAGCCGACGGGTGCTGGAGGCGGAAGTCCGCAAGGCCGCCGTCGACGACGCGGTGACCAAGGCGCAGACGTACGCCGACGCCGTGCGCCGTGGTCGGGTGGTGGCGCTGCAGCTCGCCGACCCGGGCATGCTCGACGGTCGCGGCGACGCGGTGGTCGTCGGTGCGGTGACGCACCGACTGGACGCCGGCGCCGACCGTTCGGGACTCGCCCTGGTGCCGGAGGACGTCGTGGTCCGGGTCGAGGTCGACGCGCGCTTCCAGGCCGACTGA
- a CDS encoding bifunctional o-acetylhomoserine/o-acetylserine sulfhydrylase codes for MSDQWSFETKQIHAGQTPDPTTGARALPIYQTTSYQFRDTQHAADLFSLAEPGNIYTRIMNPTQDTVEQRLAELEGGVGALLFASGQAATTGALTNVAEAGDHIVASASLYGGTDSLLRHTFPKLGIQVTFVEDNNNPDAWRAAVQENTKAFFGETIGNPKGDVLDLEAISTVAKEVGVPFLVDNTVATPYLLNPLKHGVDTVIHSATKYIGGHGTAIAGVVIDGGTFDYGAHGDKYPGFTQPDASYHGLVFAEALGPAAFIAKLRVQYLRNVGPAIAPFNAFLIAQGLETLSLRVERHVENTRQVAEWLSARDDVATVTWASLEGNPYKELADKYVPRGAGAVLTFELPGGIDAGRRFIDALELFSHVANIGDVRSLAIHPASTTHSQGTPEEHAATGVTPGLVRLAVGLEGIDDILADLEAGLRAAK; via the coding sequence ATGAGTGACCAGTGGTCGTTCGAGACCAAGCAGATCCACGCCGGCCAGACGCCCGACCCGACCACCGGTGCCCGCGCGCTGCCGATCTACCAGACGACGTCGTACCAGTTCCGCGACACCCAGCACGCCGCCGACCTGTTCAGCCTGGCGGAGCCGGGCAACATCTACACACGCATCATGAACCCGACGCAGGACACCGTCGAGCAGCGGCTGGCCGAGCTCGAGGGCGGTGTCGGCGCGCTGCTGTTCGCGTCGGGCCAGGCGGCCACGACCGGCGCGCTGACCAACGTCGCCGAGGCCGGCGACCACATCGTCGCGTCGGCCAGCCTCTACGGCGGCACCGACTCGCTGCTGCGCCACACGTTCCCGAAGCTCGGTATCCAGGTGACGTTCGTCGAGGACAACAACAACCCCGACGCCTGGCGCGCCGCGGTGCAGGAGAACACCAAGGCGTTCTTCGGCGAGACCATCGGCAACCCGAAGGGCGACGTGCTCGACCTGGAGGCCATCTCGACCGTGGCGAAGGAGGTGGGTGTGCCGTTCCTCGTCGACAACACCGTGGCGACGCCCTACCTGCTCAACCCGCTCAAGCACGGTGTCGACACGGTCATCCACTCGGCCACGAAGTACATCGGTGGGCACGGCACGGCCATCGCCGGGGTCGTCATCGACGGCGGGACCTTCGACTACGGCGCCCACGGCGACAAGTACCCCGGCTTCACCCAGCCCGACGCCAGCTACCACGGGCTCGTGTTCGCGGAGGCGCTCGGGCCGGCGGCCTTCATCGCCAAGCTGCGCGTGCAGTACCTGCGCAACGTCGGCCCGGCCATCGCACCGTTCAACGCGTTCCTCATCGCGCAGGGCCTCGAGACGCTCAGCCTGCGCGTGGAGCGTCACGTCGAGAACACCCGCCAGGTCGCGGAGTGGCTGTCGGCCCGCGACGACGTCGCGACGGTGACGTGGGCGTCGCTCGAGGGCAACCCCTACAAGGAGCTCGCCGACAAGTACGTCCCGCGGGGCGCCGGCGCCGTCCTGACCTTCGAGCTGCCCGGTGGGATCGACGCCGGCCGACGGTTCATCGACGCGCTCGAGCTGTTCAGCCACGTCGCGAACATCGGTGACGTGCGGTCACTGGCCATCCACCCGGCCAGCACGACGCACTCGCAGGGCACGCCCGAGGAGCACGCCGCCACCGGCGTCACCCCCGGTCTGGTGCGCCTCGCGGTGGGCCTGGAGGGCATCGACGACATCCTCGCCGACCTCGAGGCGGGACTGCGCGCGGCCAAGTGA
- a CDS encoding putative immunity protein, with the protein MPTPPGLDLTVEELRAVVRFAAACAADVLPVFESAVDDDARPREALDAARAFADGAARSNRQRTTAFAAHRAARDAPDEVARLAALACADAAGAAYLHPLAQATQVGHVLRSAACVARVAELRGEDVGVVRATLAERAAPPVPAVLRRYPRPRRGRTRLEELLVVLDTAVRGSDAR; encoded by the coding sequence ATGCCCACACCGCCCGGTCTCGACCTCACCGTCGAGGAGCTGCGCGCCGTGGTGCGGTTCGCGGCTGCCTGCGCTGCCGACGTCCTGCCCGTCTTCGAGTCGGCCGTCGACGACGACGCGCGTCCGCGAGAGGCGCTCGACGCCGCGCGGGCCTTCGCCGACGGTGCCGCGCGCTCGAACCGTCAGCGCACGACCGCCTTCGCCGCCCACCGGGCCGCCCGGGACGCACCCGACGAGGTGGCCCGTCTCGCTGCACTGGCCTGCGCGGACGCGGCGGGCGCGGCCTACCTGCACCCGCTCGCCCAGGCGACCCAGGTCGGGCACGTCCTGCGGTCGGCAGCCTGCGTGGCACGAGTCGCCGAGCTACGCGGCGAGGACGTCGGGGTCGTGCGGGCCACACTGGCCGAGCGCGCCGCGCCTCCTGTGCCCGCGGTGCTGCGCCGTTACCCCCGGCCTCGGCGCGGTCGCACCCGGCTGGAGGAGCTGCTCGTCGTCCTGGACACGGCAGTGCGCGGCAGCGACGCGCGCTGA
- a CDS encoding TetR/AcrR family transcriptional regulator, giving the protein MTTTRTPQAERTAAMRLRLMEATVECLVELGWSGTSTTVVSQRAGVSRGAQLHHFPSKQALVVGAVEHLTERRRHAMADTVRTLPDVGRTRAVLDVLAEQFTSPVFFAALELWVAARTDPDLREAVAPLERRVGRETHAYALELLDVDEQRGRNRELVQATLDLLRGLGLAGTLTDDSRRRAAVLDAWAVTLDTGLER; this is encoded by the coding sequence GTGACGACGACCCGGACGCCGCAGGCCGAGCGCACCGCGGCCATGCGGCTGCGGCTCATGGAGGCGACCGTCGAGTGCCTCGTGGAGCTCGGCTGGTCGGGCACGTCGACCACGGTCGTCTCGCAGCGCGCCGGGGTGAGCCGCGGCGCCCAGCTCCACCACTTCCCGAGCAAGCAGGCGCTGGTCGTCGGGGCGGTGGAGCACCTCACCGAGCGTCGACGGCACGCGATGGCCGACACGGTGCGCACGCTGCCCGACGTCGGGCGCACGCGCGCGGTGCTCGACGTGCTGGCCGAGCAGTTCACGTCGCCCGTCTTCTTCGCCGCGCTCGAGCTGTGGGTGGCCGCCCGCACCGACCCCGACCTGCGCGAGGCCGTCGCACCGCTCGAGCGTCGCGTGGGTCGGGAGACGCACGCGTACGCCCTCGAGCTGCTCGACGTCGACGAGCAGCGAGGCCGCAACCGCGAGCTCGTCCAGGCCACGCTCGACCTGCTGCGCGGGCTCGGCCTCGCCGGCACCCTCACCGACGACAGCCGACGCCGGGCCGCCGTGCTCGACGCGTGGGCCGTCACCCTCGACACCGGACTGGAGCGCTGA
- a CDS encoding ATP-dependent 6-phosphofructokinase yields MVTLADLQVRSLGPCTVPSPLSHYVGGRATNEYYVGEDDRVLFDDTVELIQRRGLPLEELPTFETGGPRARLFFDPGSVRVGVVTCGGLCPGLNDVIRAIVMELHEHYGVRDVVGFRNGYAGLVPGLGLEPVALTPDFVANIHERGGTVLGSSRGAQDVGVVVDTLQARGIDILFVIGGDGSMRGAHRIAEEATARGADIAVVGVPKTIDNDIPHIGQSFGFQTAYSRAAQSIKAAKIEAEASLNGVGLVKVMGRHAGFIACYSALAGHDADFVLIPEVPFALDGDNGLLEHVRRKVAAQGHAVLVVAEGAGQEHLPHDGATDASGNARLADIGRLLRERITDDFTSRGEEVLFRYFDPGYFIRSVPAEPSDSVYCSRLAQTAVHAAMAGRTDMVVGRRRHRFVHVPISYVTHRPHHVSPDGDLWLSVLESTAQPFDMR; encoded by the coding sequence ATGGTGACGCTCGCCGACCTCCAGGTCCGCTCCCTCGGTCCGTGCACGGTGCCCTCACCTCTGTCGCACTACGTCGGCGGCCGCGCGACCAACGAGTACTACGTGGGCGAGGACGACCGCGTGCTGTTCGACGACACCGTCGAGCTGATCCAGCGTCGCGGGCTGCCGCTGGAGGAGCTGCCGACCTTCGAGACCGGCGGTCCCCGTGCCCGCCTGTTCTTCGACCCCGGCTCCGTGCGGGTCGGCGTCGTGACCTGCGGTGGCCTGTGCCCCGGCCTGAACGACGTCATCCGGGCGATCGTTATGGAGCTGCACGAGCACTACGGCGTGCGCGACGTCGTCGGGTTCCGCAACGGGTACGCCGGGCTGGTGCCGGGTCTCGGGCTCGAGCCGGTCGCGCTGACCCCCGACTTCGTCGCCAACATCCACGAGCGCGGCGGCACCGTGCTCGGCTCCTCCCGCGGCGCGCAGGACGTCGGCGTCGTCGTCGACACCCTGCAGGCCCGCGGCATCGACATCCTCTTCGTCATCGGCGGCGACGGGTCGATGCGCGGCGCCCACCGCATCGCCGAGGAGGCGACCGCACGGGGCGCCGACATCGCCGTCGTCGGGGTGCCGAAGACGATCGACAACGACATCCCGCACATCGGGCAGAGCTTCGGCTTCCAGACGGCCTACTCGCGGGCGGCGCAGTCGATCAAGGCCGCCAAGATCGAGGCCGAGGCGTCGCTGAACGGCGTCGGGCTGGTCAAGGTGATGGGTCGCCACGCCGGGTTCATCGCCTGCTACTCCGCCCTGGCCGGCCACGACGCCGACTTCGTCCTCATCCCCGAGGTGCCGTTCGCGCTCGACGGCGACAACGGCCTGCTGGAGCACGTCCGGCGCAAGGTCGCCGCGCAGGGTCACGCCGTCCTGGTGGTGGCCGAGGGTGCCGGTCAGGAGCACCTGCCGCACGACGGCGCCACCGACGCGTCCGGCAACGCCCGCCTGGCCGACATCGGTCGCCTGCTGCGCGAGCGGATCACCGACGACTTCACGTCGCGCGGCGAGGAGGTGCTGTTCCGCTACTTCGACCCCGGCTACTTCATCCGCTCGGTGCCGGCGGAGCCGTCGGACTCGGTGTACTGCTCGCGCCTCGCGCAGACCGCCGTGCACGCGGCCATGGCCGGCCGCACCGACATGGTCGTCGGACGCCGCCGCCACCGGTTCGTGCACGTGCCGATCAGCTACGTGACCCACCGCCCCCACCACGTCTCCCCCGACGGCGACCTCTGGCTCAGCGTCCTCGAGTCGACCGCCCAGCCCTTCGACATGCGCTGA
- a CDS encoding alpha/beta hydrolase yields the protein MSVRSVLRRLRALLPGVGSDSDASTAAPVRPRPRVAVVTQRARQGLPLRHRPMRVVYDEAVVHEDVSLKSRVLGRTTRLVFKPLLRLAPLNDRTLTTLRSLDKLSARGPRSRFVEPVSFELDGVHVESMTHRYGPTSEMTLLYLHGGGFFSCGIETHRRICERLALYTGATVISVEYVQLPEGSVADSVDDAIRAYAALVEMSDQPDKIVVAGDSAGGYLTMKIAELANRRGLPAPAALLTFSPLLSLDPDRIDKEGVARVARVRDAYLPIGRVAVIRERWLPEGSAIEGEVSPLDAADHITSPTFFVAVEDEMLRPEVEAMALLLSERGVTVETHLWRGQVHAFPVLADTLPESRQALRLAADFARRSVGEESVTSTEADPRRHDDPTHEEPVVGEVVPEEPATRTDDAVLDGELVGEGRRRWFFGAG from the coding sequence ATGTCCGTGCGTTCCGTCCTGCGTCGTCTGAGGGCGCTGCTCCCCGGCGTCGGCTCCGACAGCGACGCCAGTACCGCCGCCCCGGTGCGTCCGCGACCCCGCGTCGCCGTCGTGACGCAGCGGGCCCGCCAGGGGCTGCCGCTGCGGCACCGACCCATGCGGGTGGTCTACGACGAGGCCGTGGTGCACGAGGACGTCAGCCTCAAGAGCCGGGTCCTTGGTCGCACCACCCGGCTGGTCTTCAAGCCGCTGCTGCGCCTCGCGCCGCTCAACGACCGGACCCTCACGACGCTGCGCTCCCTCGACAAGCTCTCGGCCCGCGGTCCGCGGTCGCGCTTCGTCGAGCCGGTCTCCTTCGAGCTCGACGGCGTGCACGTGGAGTCGATGACGCACCGCTACGGCCCGACCAGCGAGATGACGCTGCTCTACCTGCACGGCGGTGGGTTCTTCTCCTGCGGCATCGAGACGCACCGCCGGATCTGCGAGCGGCTCGCCCTCTACACGGGCGCGACGGTGATCTCCGTCGAGTACGTGCAGCTGCCCGAGGGCTCGGTGGCGGACTCGGTCGACGACGCCATCCGCGCCTACGCGGCGCTCGTGGAGATGAGCGACCAGCCCGACAAGATCGTCGTGGCGGGCGACTCCGCGGGCGGCTACCTGACCATGAAGATCGCCGAGCTGGCGAACCGCCGGGGGCTGCCCGCGCCGGCCGCCCTGCTGACCTTCTCGCCGCTGCTGAGCCTCGACCCCGACCGCATCGACAAGGAGGGCGTGGCACGCGTGGCCCGGGTGCGCGACGCCTACCTGCCGATCGGGCGCGTCGCGGTGATCCGCGAGCGCTGGCTGCCCGAGGGCTCGGCCATCGAGGGTGAGGTCTCGCCGCTCGACGCGGCCGACCACATCACGTCGCCGACGTTCTTCGTCGCGGTGGAGGACGAGATGCTGCGGCCCGAGGTGGAGGCGATGGCGCTGTTGCTGTCCGAGCGCGGCGTGACCGTCGAGACGCACCTCTGGCGGGGCCAGGTGCACGCCTTCCCGGTGCTCGCCGACACGCTGCCCGAGAGCCGTCAGGCGCTGCGGCTCGCCGCCGACTTCGCCCGCCGGTCGGTGGGTGAGGAGTCGGTGACCTCCACCGAGGCCGACCCGCGGCGACACGACGACCCGACGCACGAGGAGCCCGTGGTCGGCGAGGTCGTGCCTGAGGAGCCCGCGACCCGCACCGACGACGCAGTGCTCGACGGCGAGCTGGTCGGCGAGGGACGCCGCCGCTGGTTCTTCGGCGCGGGCTGA
- a CDS encoding GNAT family N-acetyltransferase: MDLRPAAEGDEGLLASIEQAANTDALAHVFAPPYPWAAVRDRWAERVAATSVAAFVVVVDGVGVGYLAHDRTTLLHLGVVARHRGTGLADAVLAQVPAHVERLWVLEENVRARRFYERHGWRPDGRTGTSEYPPHPVELGYTRRPRPPVE; the protein is encoded by the coding sequence ATGGATCTGCGACCGGCCGCCGAGGGTGACGAGGGCCTGCTGGCCTCGATCGAGCAGGCCGCGAACACCGACGCGCTCGCGCACGTGTTCGCCCCGCCGTACCCCTGGGCCGCCGTCCGCGACCGCTGGGCCGAGCGCGTCGCGGCGACCAGCGTCGCGGCCTTCGTCGTGGTGGTCGACGGGGTGGGAGTCGGGTACCTCGCCCACGACAGGACGACGCTCCTGCACCTCGGCGTCGTCGCCCGCCACCGCGGGACGGGACTCGCCGACGCCGTCCTCGCGCAGGTCCCCGCGCACGTCGAGCGGCTCTGGGTGCTCGAGGAGAACGTCCGCGCCCGCCGGTTCTACGAGCGGCACGGCTGGCGCCCCGACGGTCGCACCGGCACCAGCGAGTACCCACCCCACCCCGTCGAGCTCGGCTACACCCGCCGCCCCCGCCCGCCGGTCGAGTAG
- a CDS encoding TIGR03084 family metal-binding protein, with protein MSSTSPRERLEQVLADLAAEGDQLDGWVADLPIQEWGAVTTPEGWTVAHQVGHLAWTDETSLAAVTDAEAFGALLKEAAQDPTGYVDTAADTWAAKPVPMLLDAWRAGRDALADALRAVPDGERVPWFGPPMSPTSMASARFMETWAHAHDVAETFGIEVPRTDRVRHVCHLGVRTRGFAYVMRGEEPPTSEVRVELAAPSGETWTWGEEGAEQRVTGDAWDFALLATRRRHRDDVDVRADGADADHWLDVAQAFAGLPGADPKRLSER; from the coding sequence ATGTCATCCACGAGCCCACGGGAACGCCTCGAGCAGGTGCTCGCCGACCTCGCCGCCGAGGGGGACCAGCTCGACGGCTGGGTCGCCGACCTGCCGATCCAGGAGTGGGGTGCCGTCACGACACCCGAGGGCTGGACCGTCGCCCACCAGGTCGGCCACCTCGCCTGGACCGACGAGACGTCGCTCGCGGCGGTCACCGACGCGGAGGCGTTCGGCGCGCTGCTGAAGGAGGCGGCGCAGGACCCGACGGGGTACGTCGACACCGCGGCCGACACGTGGGCCGCGAAGCCCGTGCCGATGCTCCTCGACGCCTGGCGCGCCGGTCGCGACGCCCTCGCCGACGCGCTGCGCGCCGTGCCGGACGGGGAGCGCGTCCCGTGGTTCGGTCCGCCGATGAGCCCGACGTCGATGGCGTCGGCCCGGTTCATGGAGACGTGGGCGCACGCGCACGACGTCGCCGAGACGTTCGGCATCGAGGTGCCCCGGACCGACCGCGTCCGGCACGTCTGCCACCTCGGCGTCCGCACCCGCGGCTTCGCCTACGTGATGCGCGGCGAGGAGCCGCCGACGAGCGAGGTGCGGGTCGAGCTCGCGGCGCCGTCGGGCGAGACGTGGACGTGGGGCGAGGAGGGCGCGGAGCAGCGGGTCACGGGCGACGCGTGGGACTTCGCCCTGCTCGCGACGCGTCGACGTCACCGCGACGACGTCGACGTCCGGGCCGACGGCGCGGACGCCGACCACTGGCTCGACGTCGCGCAGGCCTTCGCCGGACTCCCCGGTGCCGACCCGAAGCGGCTCTCGGAGCGCTGA
- a CDS encoding VOC family protein, whose translation MTSFVSHTSVDCSDAYELSEFWKLVLGYVDVADDPNEPGHEECMILDPETGHQLLFIEVPETKTVKNRLHLDLRPRTGTRDAEVARLVAAGATQVADRRGIHGPGSGWVVLADPEGNEFCVLRSPEELAGETA comes from the coding sequence ATGACGTCGTTCGTCTCCCACACCTCCGTCGACTGCTCCGACGCGTACGAGCTCAGCGAGTTCTGGAAGCTGGTGCTCGGCTACGTCGACGTCGCCGACGACCCCAACGAGCCCGGCCACGAGGAGTGCATGATCCTCGACCCCGAGACCGGCCACCAGCTGCTGTTCATCGAGGTGCCCGAGACCAAGACGGTGAAGAACCGCCTGCACCTCGACCTGCGCCCCCGGACTGGCACCCGCGACGCCGAGGTGGCTCGGCTGGTCGCGGCCGGCGCCACGCAGGTCGCCGACCGGCGCGGCATCCACGGCCCGGGGTCGGGCTGGGTCGTGCTGGCCGACCCCGAGGGCAACGAGTTCTGCGTCCTGCGCTCCCCCGAGGAGCTCGCCGGCGAGACGGCCTGA
- a CDS encoding DUF3352 domain-containing protein, which yields MSDETPTSPPPPPAPDGPATPDATVEQPAAPEAASAAGGGNGKKIALGIGAVVAVAAVGGGAYAWTQLSGGGTQPHNVLPADTIAYVRLDLDPSASQKIDLFRLARRVPELSQELGIKDEGDDLRKIVLEDALKGCDDVDYAKDVEPWLGERVGLGVGPNLQDEEESLRIAVQVTDETAAKAGIGKLFGCSGEEFGIGFLDGYAIVTPTQKSADAAVKAASSESLADDADFARDQDALDEQGVLSGWVDVKDGLAAIKKAGIDDVLGPDAAQLETLADETSSLAFALSASSTSLTLDAVAHEGDKPTKLPQVRGLGALPEDTVVGLTVPGGGKAVEENWDEIKTSLGDLLSLRDFFTVPGLGSPSPQPEFDAEAYAADPEGYEEEYLAQLQQQTAPPSASSADVDATLEEIEKTLDVTLPDDLVTLLGDAFSVYVGREGLEDIAGPQGPADPADVAVGLVTEGDEAKAADLADRLTASLQRLAGVELATSTGDDADSIATSPKVAKELVEDGDLAGTDLFSSVIDGDGEAGGLFVDVGAILDAVAKAEPAVEQDDVFTSLRNIAAVGFSSTSPQDGYTGFSASVAFTERKQ from the coding sequence ATGAGCGACGAGACGCCCACCAGCCCCCCGCCCCCGCCCGCACCCGACGGACCGGCGACCCCTGACGCCACCGTCGAGCAGCCCGCCGCACCCGAGGCCGCGTCGGCCGCCGGCGGCGGGAACGGCAAGAAGATCGCGCTCGGCATCGGCGCGGTCGTCGCCGTGGCTGCCGTCGGCGGAGGCGCCTACGCCTGGACCCAGCTGTCCGGCGGCGGCACCCAGCCCCACAACGTGCTCCCGGCCGACACCATCGCCTACGTCCGGCTCGACCTCGACCCGTCGGCCAGCCAGAAGATCGACCTCTTCCGGCTCGCACGCCGCGTGCCCGAGCTGTCGCAGGAGCTCGGCATCAAGGACGAGGGCGACGACCTGCGCAAGATCGTGCTGGAGGACGCGCTGAAGGGCTGTGACGACGTCGACTACGCCAAGGACGTCGAGCCGTGGCTCGGCGAGCGCGTCGGCCTGGGCGTCGGCCCGAACCTGCAGGACGAGGAGGAGTCGCTGCGGATCGCCGTGCAGGTCACGGACGAGACGGCCGCGAAGGCCGGCATCGGCAAGCTCTTCGGGTGCAGCGGCGAGGAGTTCGGCATCGGCTTCCTCGACGGCTACGCCATCGTGACGCCCACCCAGAAGAGCGCCGACGCTGCGGTGAAGGCCGCGTCGTCGGAGTCGCTCGCCGACGACGCCGACTTCGCACGCGACCAGGACGCGCTCGACGAGCAGGGCGTCCTGTCCGGGTGGGTCGACGTCAAGGACGGTCTCGCGGCGATCAAGAAGGCCGGCATCGACGACGTGCTCGGCCCGGACGCCGCCCAGCTGGAGACGCTCGCCGACGAGACCAGCAGCCTGGCGTTCGCGCTCTCCGCCTCGTCGACGTCGCTCACCCTCGACGCCGTCGCCCACGAGGGCGACAAGCCGACGAAGCTGCCGCAGGTCCGCGGCCTCGGCGCCCTGCCCGAGGACACCGTGGTCGGGCTGACCGTCCCTGGCGGCGGCAAGGCCGTCGAGGAGAACTGGGACGAGATCAAGACCAGCCTGGGCGACCTGCTCAGCCTGCGGGACTTCTTCACGGTGCCCGGTCTCGGCTCGCCCAGTCCGCAGCCGGAGTTCGACGCCGAGGCGTACGCGGCCGATCCCGAGGGCTACGAGGAGGAGTACCTCGCCCAGCTGCAGCAGCAGACGGCCCCGCCGTCGGCGAGCAGCGCCGACGTCGACGCGACGCTCGAGGAGATCGAGAAGACCCTCGACGTCACGCTGCCCGACGACCTCGTGACGCTCCTCGGCGACGCCTTCTCGGTCTACGTGGGTCGCGAGGGCCTCGAGGACATCGCCGGACCGCAGGGTCCTGCCGACCCGGCCGACGTGGCCGTGGGTCTCGTGACGGAGGGCGACGAGGCGAAGGCTGCCGACCTCGCCGACCGCCTCACGGCGTCGCTGCAGCGTCTGGCCGGCGTCGAGCTCGCCACGTCGACGGGCGACGACGCGGACTCGATCGCGACCTCGCCGAAGGTCGCGAAGGAGCTCGTCGAGGACGGCGACCTCGCCGGCACCGACCTCTTCTCCTCGGTGATCGACGGCGACGGCGAGGCCGGCGGCCTCTTCGTCGACGTCGGCGCGATCCTCGACGCCGTCGCCAAGGCCGAGCCCGCTGTCGAGCAGGACGACGTGTTCACCAGCCTGCGCAACATCGCGGCCGTCGGCTTCAGCAGCACGAGCCCGCAGGACGGCTACACCGGGTTCTCGGCGTCGGTCGCGTTCACCGAGCGGAAGCAGTAG
- a CDS encoding class F sortase: MRRADPRLLAAAALLVGVAAVVAFLLTRGEDVEQRPAAAATSPSASRAPSDQPSGFTPARVRIPSIDVDAPVVGLGTGDDGAQEVPERLDVTGWWRDGAQVDGPGSAAIVGHTASRGAAVFDRLGELAAGDRVSVDGRRDGERAAFVVRAVRTVPVEQFRRIAQAVYRTSGPTSLVLMTCGDYDGSDFRSTVVVVATPVRS; this comes from the coding sequence GTGCGTCGCGCTGATCCACGCCTCCTGGCCGCCGCCGCGCTCCTCGTGGGCGTGGCGGCGGTCGTCGCGTTCCTGCTGACCCGCGGCGAGGACGTCGAGCAGCGCCCGGCTGCCGCAGCGACGTCGCCGTCCGCCTCCCGGGCGCCGTCGGACCAGCCGAGCGGCTTCACCCCGGCACGGGTGCGCATCCCGTCCATCGACGTCGACGCCCCGGTGGTCGGGCTCGGCACGGGCGACGACGGCGCCCAGGAGGTGCCCGAGCGGCTCGACGTCACGGGCTGGTGGCGCGACGGAGCGCAGGTCGACGGCCCCGGTAGCGCAGCGATCGTCGGACACACCGCCTCACGCGGCGCGGCCGTCTTCGACCGGCTCGGCGAGCTCGCCGCGGGCGACCGCGTCAGCGTCGACGGGCGGCGCGACGGCGAGCGCGCGGCGTTCGTCGTCCGCGCAGTGCGCACGGTGCCCGTCGAGCAGTTCCGCCGCATCGCGCAGGCCGTGTACCGCACGTCGGGCCCGACCAGCCTCGTCCTCATGACGTGCGGCGACTACGACGGCAGCGACTTCCGCTCGACCGTCGTGGTCGTGGCGACCCCCGTCCGGTCCTGA